The following DNA comes from Anopheles arabiensis isolate DONGOLA chromosome 3, AaraD3, whole genome shotgun sequence.
TTGAGCTTCACTGCAGTTGTGCCGATCACTTTATAGTTATCAGAAGGTATCGGAAGGGCTTGGTTTTCGTTTCAACAGCCGCTCCTCGGATATAGTCATTATTATGACGGTGCAAAATTTGCGTAAACGCTATGGCATACTGCATTTGCGTAGAGCTGTAATTTATGCGTAGACTATCGAATTAGGCGCACGTGCTCGCACTGTTGAAACGGGACGGAGCAGTTTCGGTTACATTGATTAATATATTAACCAATAATTGATGAGTGTCTGTATGGTTTGCCAGGCACGTTTTTTCGAAACATTCGTTCGAGATATATCGGTCAGTTGTAAGTTGCGATCATAGCGATCAGTGACCGCCTCCAAGAAGGTGGATATGGAGATCCTATAAACACGTTGATCTTGTAATACCTAATTCCGAATTCAGTTATTTTCGATCGAATTCCACCAACATAGccaacaaaacatgttttcagTCCAAAAAAAAGCGTTGTGTAGATTTTGAATTTTCCACCGCCTTGTACAATTGGCTCAGTATTTTCACTGGGAAGTATCGCCGTGGCTGGAAAACATTCAACTGGTTGCGACTAGAATCATTTAGACACAGAAAATGTGTCGTATGCGCTTAAATGACTTgcaattattcattttatttatttttgccttAAAATAGCACAGGATTaactatttcttttatttctactCATTCGCATTCCAATTTCCTTCACAAACTACGCGCAGTGTATTGATCGCAACTGTCAACGCAACATGACAACGCACCTGACAGCGAAACATACACGTACCCGCTTCGTTGTCGTACAACTTGTCAaacttttgtcaaaatttctAAATCTAGCAATTtagaaacgaaaaagaaaagaaaaagcaaagtGATTTCTATTCCATTGTGTAGAATTTTACATTGCACTCGGTTTGTTTGGCGTAAAGAAGGTTGTCTTCTGCGCACCGACGACTCTTGCTTCACTTCGGTGCCAGTTTTCTACACTGCCCACACGCCAGTCGGTCGGACGGATTAGCCAACGGGGGCGACTCTTCGGTAGGCAGTCGTCGTAGGAGAGGAGTGCAATCGCAGCGATTACTCGACTTGCTCGATTCGGTGCGACACCAAAACCGATTCCGCACGGTGGTTCCTGTCCGTTGCCACGGTTCGCATTGATTTGTGATCGACTCCTGTCCCATTATCCTTGCCACATTACGTAAGGAGAAGTGGTGCGAAGACACAGCCTGCGGAGGGGGAAAAGGTAACGAGGCCACCGTTGATAACACTGCTGCACACCCGCAAGAAGAGGAGTAGAAAGAGGCCGCTGGTGAGGAAGTACACTCCCGAGTCGGTTGGATGTTTGTTTGATAAAAAAGTGGTGGCAAATATTGCTCCAACCCGTCAATCCGCCCTTCTGTTGGCCAGAAGAGAGCAGCGCAAGTGTGGAGTGGCAGTGGAGTGGTAGTTCCACCGTACGCAGCTTGTTAGCACAGGTGATCACACATCACAGACGGCCATCCATCAACGAAGCGGAAACGATTGGCGTTCGGGCGAAACGGCTGTGGCACGACCACCGAACGACGGCACGagcgcaccagcaccaccagcatggATAACGATGGGCTGTCGAACGAGCAGACGGAAAAGGTGCTCCAGTTCCAGGACATTACCGGGCTGGACGATATGAACGTGTGCCGCGACATACTGATCCGCCACCAGTGGGACCTGGAGATCGCCTTTCAGGAGCATTTAAACATACGCGAGGGGCGCCCGTCGGCGTACGCCACCGAGTCCCGGGCGCCCGCCGTCATTAACGATCGCTTCCTGCAGCACGTGTTCTCCAGCGCCCGGACCAGCCCGTCGCGCGAGCCGGGCGGAATCGCGGGCGTGATCGGGTACATGTTTAACTACATGGTTAACTTTTGGTGCAGCGCGTTCTCGTCGCTGCTGTCGTCGATCCTGGGGCTGTTCCGCGACCAGGAAAGCATTCCGGCCGATCCGCTCGGCGACGTGCTGAAGTTCATTCAAACGTACAATGAAAAGTACCCGGAGCATCCGGTGTTTTACCAGGGCACGTACTCGCAGGCACTGAACGATGCGAAGAACGAGCTGCGCTTCCTGCTAGTCTATCTGCATTCCGAGGCGACGTCCGAGGCGGTCGCGTTCTGTCGCGGCGCCCTGTCCGACCCGCTGGTGATCGAGTACGTCAATCGGCGGATGCTGTTCTGGGGCTGCGATATGGCCTCGCACGAGGGCAAGCGGGTGGCGACCACGGTCAGTGTCCGTACGCACCCGACCCTGCTCATCATCGGCATGCGGGCGAACAAGATGATCATTATGGGCCGGCTGGAAGGTGACTGTTCGGCGGAGGAGCTGATCCGCCGGATGGACACGGTGGTGAACGATAACGAGGTGTGGCTCAATCAGGCCCGCCAGGATCGGCTCGAGCGCGATCTGACGCAAACGTTGCGCCAGCAGCAGGACGAAGCGTACCAGCGCTCGCTGCAGGCCGACCAGGAGAAGCAGCGCCGGAAGCAGCAGGAGCGGGAGGAGGCGATGCGCATCCAGGCCGCGATCGAGGCGGAACAGGCGgccgagcagcagcgcaaGGAGGACATCGAACGGTTAAAGCTCGATCTGGCCCAGCTAGTGCCTTCGGAACCGGAAGCCGGTGCGCCCGACACGATCAGCATAGTGTTCAAGCTGCCGAGCGGGCTGCGGTTAGAGAGAAGGTTTAGAAGCACCGACACAATGAGGGTAAGAACGCGCCGGGTGCACCAGCCAGCGTGAACCGCGCCTAATCATGCTTCGATCATGCTTCTTTTGCAGGATATTTACCACTTTATTTTCTGCCACCCGGATGCGCCCGACTCGTTCGAAATCACCACCAACTTCCCGAAGCGCGTGATCGAGTGTTCGGGCGACGAGCCGGGAcagacgctgctgctgtcgggGCTGAAGAACCGCGAGGTACTGTTCGTCGCCGATCTGGAGGCGTAGTGTGATAAAGAATGGATTGTCGGAACACCatcacgaccaccaccacgaccaccaccggcaccagcAGAAGCAAACACTGCGCGATGTTAACACCGATTTGCTTTTTGAACCGTTAATGCTACTCGCGCACTGCCAGCTGCCAACTGGCGGACAGGAGGAAGATTTGAAGGGGGGGTTCAACTCGCGATGGTCGTGGGGATGGCGCAACGGATGAACCCGCAGCTACAACATATATACCTTGTAGTAGACGGCCACCGTGAGTGCGATTCCTTTTTCTCGTTCTTTTCGAAGGCAAACGGTGCAGGAGGAGAGCAAGCGCAAGACAAATCGGAGAAAAAAGGCGTTTAATTTTTAAGAAGATCCGTTTTCTAAGCTTGAAGCGCAAcaacttgtgtgtgtgtgtgttagtgtgtttgtgtggagaAAGCACGAGACTTGGTGGCCAACGCGGACGCCGCGCGgtgacagagagaaagagaaaaggggAACGTTTACAATACCAAATGGTAGTAATTGTGAATACTTATTTGTTGCTTACGTGAAACTCTTAACACTGTACATTCAGCTAGAATACAGAAGCATAAATAGTCTCtatcgaatgttttttttacagttcGCTGTATGGGTTCTTTCGTTTGAAGATCGCCCTCTATGGCGTACGGCTTGGCTGTATAGAGAACTGAATACGCGTGAATAAAATCgatttatttccttttattttgaaCCATAAAATACACAATGGCGTTTAGGGCACTGTCTGGTTTACGCCACAATTTGTTCGCAATACATACGCAAGAACGATGTAAATAAGATATCacttataataatttaaaaaaaaaaacggaggaaGCTATGAAGTAAGGTTAGAGTAATAAAAGTATAGAAAACCATTACGTTAGGACCATTTAACCTTACGCTGGAACTATCCAATACTTCTGCCGCATGGCCACGTCACTGTAAATTAGACCGTAAATATGGTTTCGCTGCATTAATACTACACACTGGCAGTTGTATAGGGTTTTCGCTGGCCGTCCGACCGTCCTAATCCTCAGTCTTAAATGCACCGTCTTCCGGGAGTCTCGCTGGAGACGGCCACAGTCCTATATCAGCACGTCGTTGGTGCTGTTAATGTTGATCGGAGGTAGATAGATCGAGCGTATCTGGGCCCGCAGCCGCGCAATGTCCACCTCCTCCCGCTCGAACTCGCGGATGATCTGCTCGAACTGCACCAGCCCCTCCCGGTTGCCCGGGAAGCCGTAGTCCTTGATGACCTCGATCTGGATCTGCATCACCAGCGGGAAGACGTTCTGCATCATCTTGATCATCTCCTTGCCCGAGTTGGACTTGGCTTCGGCGAGCTTTTTCGAGTTATCCGGCTGGTTGACCGTTTTGAGGATGTCCACCAGTATGGTTTTGCCCGTTTCGGCGTTAAAATTCGATAGATACGACATGGCGTGGTGAACGGGCGACTGCTGCGAtggaattgtttttattgtccACTGcacaaagaaataaacaatctTGCTTTTTCTCGGCGTGGCTGTATTGGTGTGTTGAAGCGTAGCTGTCAAATCATTGGATGTGCCAGTGCTGCCAGACAGCAAGTTTATCAGttgatttttgaattattttgatGGATATTTTTATGAAGCTTTTAATTTACGATAGAAATAGAGAAAACATTTATTGTAAATCACCTCCAAGGGAACACAATCACAAATTCTCCCAACTGCATTTGAAACACGAACAACTTATCCAACACTGGCAACACTGCAGCACACTTGTCAGCTGATTGCAAAACATTGCGAACTGCTCGCCGTACCGATCGATTGCGCAAAGATGAAACGCGACCCGTTACCGTTATTGTGAGTTTTTCGACCTTTTAATTTACGGCTTTCGCTTCAGCACAAACTTCGCCCACACCACGCGCGCACGATGTTGCTGTCGTCGAGTTCCACACGGGTTGCGGCACGGATGGGCGTCAAGATGCTTGCACGCGGCATTGGCCAAACGGCCCACTACCACGGGCCGCTACTCCAACTGTGCTGCCCTAGCAGTAGCAGCGCGGGTTTTACCGCACCGACGAGCCTGTTTTcagccaccaacaccaccaccaccactaccagcaCGGTACGGGGCACCCAGGAAAGGTGGATGCAGCGGTTCGAGTCGGAAAGCATTCCCGAGCCGGAAACGTCCATCGTCAACATCATTGCACACGTGCTCGACCTGTCCGGGCCGGGCGAGGTGGGCAACCATCAAAACTCGGCACTGAACGAAGCGCAGATGGCAAAAATCGAACAGCTCTGCCAGTGCCGGCTGGCCCGCATGCCCATCCAGTACATCGTGCGCGAGTGGGACTTTCGCGATCTGACGCTGAAGATGGTGCCGCCGGTGTTTATACCGCGCCCGGAAACGGAGGAGCTTGTCGAGCTGATACTGCAGCAGATGGACACGCAGCGAGAAACGCTTTTTCTGGAGATCGGATGTGGTACGGGCGCAATAAGTCTTTCACTCTTGAAGCACGCCCCCAAGGTGAGATGAATGGTGTTATTTTGTTGCCAGCCAGGCCTTTAATTTCCTCTTCTTTGCACACAGTCCTCTGCAATCGCGATCGACCAGAGCCGGTATGCGTGTGAGTTGACGCGCGAGAACGCCGAAACGGTGGGCCTGCACGAGCGGTTGCGTATATTCAAGCACAAAGTGGTGGACGATCTGCCGGCGGAGCTGGGCGGGCAGCAGTTCGACATGATCGTTAGCAACCCGCCGTACGTGCCGTCGGTGCTCATTCCCACGCTCGATCCGGAGGTGAAGATCTACGAGGATCTGCGCGCGCTGGACGGCGGGAACGATGGTTTGACTGTGATAAAGGCCATCCTGCGGATAGCGGGCCGACATCTGGCCAAGGATGGCGTTCTGTGGCTGGAGGTGGACAGCACACATCCACCGATAATAGAGGAGTTTCTCTCGAAGCACGGTGAACTGATGGGATTACGGTTTTTGGCATCGTATAAGGATCTGTTTCAGAAGGATCGCTTCGTGGAAATTGCTAAGCTATAGACGGGCGGGCGAGACGGGCCCGAATAGTTGAGCATAAACAGGAACATAGTGCAGATAATTGAAGTGTCAACATGTCTGTTGAATTATACGTTTTCGAGTGGCATGGTATGGcattgttctctctctctctatatctaTCTATTTCTCTTTGGCAGCCTTACTCCTCTGGCTACACTCGAAAAAAGCTTTATTCTCGTATAGAAACGAATAACTTATTAGAGCAATCGGCCCTTGCAGTTCTTTTCGCCACAGCTGCAGGTTAGATGCTTTCCCTTGACGGAACCCACGTCATAGTTATAGTTCCACGTTAATTCCGTACCGGCTTTAATGTTACGCTCCGCAAAGAACGCTACCCAGGGGAACCGCAGATCGTGCGTATCGACAAACACGTTCTGGACGAAGAGATTAGGATCGCAGGAGTGCTGCGGTGTGGAAGGGAGGGGTGGGGCGGCGGAGATGGAAGGGCACAATGTAGccaaaacataaaagaaaaagacagTTAAATCGTTTGCATCGTAGGAGGTAAAGGCAGCGCCGTTTCTACTCACGTTAAAGTACCGGCCAAGGTTACCCGATTTTTTCGCGTCCATCACGAAGATATGCTCATTTTCGCCGTATAGCTTGCGGAACAGCGACTCATCGTTCGGTCCGCCGGACGCGTCCATGTCCATCTCGGGATTCGGTATCAGATTGACGCACTCTTGCTCTGTGTAGGTAAAGCCAaaggcaaaatgagtgtagaAACAAAATATGCCTTTCGTGCAAAGCAATAATATTACTCGTAACACATAAAGCTTGTTTCGCTTACCATCATTTACACCGTCGTTGGATGACTTTTTGCCAAACATGGCCGCATTCGGTCGCTCCGTAGTGCTGGCCTTTCGCAGCTGGGCCCGCGTCTTGACGACCGTTCCGCTCGGTTTGCTTTTCGTCGTGTACTCCTCGTCCGAGTCGTGCGTCGACGGGGATGTCCCATTCTCGATCGCATCCTCCGACGCGTCCGAATCGTTCGCATTGCCGGCCGGCGTTGAGTCCTCCCTGTCCGACTGGTACGCTTCCGCTTCGTAGTCCGCCTTGCTCTTTTCCACCGTTTCGATGAAGTCCAGATCGGCAAAGTACTCGTCGCCCGACTTGTCTTCGCTCATGTCGATGATGCGATTGCTCGTCTCTTCCGTCAGCAGATGGCCGGCGTAGATGCAGATGAAGCTACCCTTCGGCACATCGTTCAGGCAGCGGATGCCCCAGCCCTTGTTGTGCGTGTTGAACACTTGCAGCTTCGTCTGCAGCGAGTTCTGCACCACCCGGTTGAGACATTTGTCCTTTTTGCACTTGCACTGCACGTTGCACTCGTATATGCCGGTCGACAGATGGCTCATCAGCCGCTTGTAATGGTAGCCCACCGTGTTGATGTCCTGGTTCTTCTTCAAGCCGTACTTGGCGCCGGCCAGCGTCAGCTGCCAGCACTGGCATTTGCTCTTGTCCATGCAGTCATCTTCGCAGTCGCACCCGCACAGGAACTCTTTGTCCAGGTTCAGGTTGACGCCTTCGGTGGGGATGCGCTCGGTCGAGTACTCGCACGGCGGCGGCTGCTTGTTGTCGTAGTTGTTTACGCAGTGCACCGGCATCGGCTCGAGCCCGAACGACAGATCGGTGCATTCGAAGAAGACGTTTTCCGCTTTGAACGTTGCCAGCGCACGGATATCGGGATCGAAGTCAAAGTGCTCCACGTTCAGGGGGGAATCGGTCACCCGCAGATACTGGTGCAGCTCGGCCATATTGCGCAGCCGCCGGCCGCAGGGCGCTCGGTACAGCACGACGGACTTTTTCTGGCCCCGCGCGGCCGTTTTGTGCCGCTCCCAGCCAGTGATCAGCGGCCGGGCCAGCAGATTGTACGAGCGTAAGTTTTTGGCACCCTTGTACGGGCAGCTCGGGCCACAGTTGTGCGGTACAAACTTTCGCGGCCCACGATAGTTTTTGGTCGTGTAGTTCAGCGTTCTACCGTTCGACTGGTTCTGGTCGCAATCGATGTAGATGGTGTTCCGGTTCAGCGACACGGGgacattattattgttgtggttgttgagCATCCGGCTTGCCGTACTCTTGCGGGCCTTCGCTCGGTTCGGCGTGTCCGGTATTTCCATCTTGGGCGCTGGTTGGTGATTGACCGTCGCCGCCTTCTTCTCCGGCGGCTGCTCACTGTCGTCGTCCTCCAGCGTAATGTACTCGATCGATGGTTCGTTCCGCTTTTGGAACTTGGAGAACTTGTTGTTCGGTGCGTGGCCCGTGCTCACCTCGCGGTACAGCGGTGCCAGCCGGCTCGAGCCACGGTAAATCCACTCCTTCCTCTCCATGCCCGAGAAGTAAAGGCGCACCAGACTGCTGTCAGTTTCGAGCACAGTGCCCTGGAACCATTTATCGTCGATCTCGACCATCATTCGCTGGCCCCGGTGCGCTTGCACCATCGGGCGGACCGATCCGCTCTTCAGCATGTAGTTTCTAATGAACTCACGCGAGTGGGGATGCACATCGTCCCAGACGTGTTTGGACTGATCGCACACCACGCGCACATCCGTGAACGGCGAGTACTGCGGGTGGCCCGAATCCAACACAATGAGGTACCGGTACTTGTTGTAGCTGCTTAACGATTCCAGCACTGTGCCCGCATAAAACGTACGGTTCAGTCCGTCCTGGGTGGGGGAAC
Coding sequences within:
- the LOC120903557 gene encoding histone-lysine N-methyltransferase eggless, which translates into the protein MDKDTNPSAIISLESDEEMETNAESEATTSQPEKEPATKESPSTENVPSPSKAPDNASVVENAKDSEIICIDDDEKEPSVQGTPEENAPEEALPTAEPKSQPEPVAESQAEKDPDSQAGKEPESQAEKETDSQADKEPETQTEKEPGSEPTKEQTAPEPESESNVTAPPLETENAINDGDVEMQEVVQKEDEEKISDSQAADPPAPPASDESQSVAMTDANNKQAGDETANEQADKQNKQQEPVVTNGNADQPKKSKKPCAPKCCNTACKKKNVQFCDAPEFALSLYKVPHSIQVQHLCYDCFEEAVSRYETLTGLLVNHQPLLLHDNQPDVAEILMVLDSSDEEDEDTVIERKNEPALPAEAVSLVESDLDDVIYKLYGSLCLDQIKWSNSILLHEAEQNQATSDRIEAQMKTLKSAFQDIQNNIYSVRTTKIDKPELIIEDDATSEQIAHERFRSMLSKTETLHREPVQVGSQYFGVRTTVLASWTECKVLEVKSDMYTVRFLTGDPKPTVITAKHLAYTTPPNVKLLLGTRVVARTSSPTQDGLNRTFYAGTVLESLSSYNKYRYLIVLDSGHPQYSPFTDVRVVCDQSKHVWDDVHPHSREFIRNYMLKSGSVRPMVQAHRGQRMMVEIDDKWFQGTVLETDSSLVRLYFSGMERKEWIYRGSSRLAPLYREVSTGHAPNNKFSKFQKRNEPSIEYITLEDDDSEQPPEKKAATVNHQPAPKMEIPDTPNRAKARKSTASRMLNNHNNNNVPVSLNRNTIYIDCDQNQSNGRTLNYTTKNYRGPRKFVPHNCGPSCPYKGAKNLRSYNLLARPLITGWERHKTAARGQKKSVVLYRAPCGRRLRNMAELHQYLRVTDSPLNVEHFDFDPDIRALATFKAENVFFECTDLSFGLEPMPVHCVNNYDNKQPPPCEYSTERIPTEGVNLNLDKEFLCGCDCEDDCMDKSKCQCWQLTLAGAKYGLKKNQDINTVGYHYKRLMSHLSTGIYECNVQCKCKKDKCLNRVVQNSLQTKLQVFNTHNKGWGIRCLNDVPKGSFICIYAGHLLTEETSNRIIDMSEDKSGDEYFADLDFIETVEKSKADYEAEAYQSDREDSTPAGNANDSDASEDAIENGTSPSTHDSDEEYTTKSKPSGTVVKTRAQLRKASTTERPNAAMFGKKSSNDGVNDEQECVNLIPNPEMDMDASGGPNDESLFRKLYGENEHIFVMDAKKSGNLGRYFNHSCDPNLFVQNVFVDTHDLRFPWVAFFAERNIKAGTELTWNYNYDVGSVKGKHLTCSCGEKNCKGRLL
- the LOC120903561 gene encoding MTRF1L release factor glutamine methyltransferase, which gives rise to MLLSSSSTRVAARMGVKMLARGIGQTAHYHGPLLQLCCPSSSSAGFTAPTSLFSATNTTTTTTSTVRGTQERWMQRFESESIPEPETSIVNIIAHVLDLSGPGEVGNHQNSALNEAQMAKIEQLCQCRLARMPIQYIVREWDFRDLTLKMVPPVFIPRPETEELVELILQQMDTQRETLFLEIGCGTGAISLSLLKHAPKSSAIAIDQSRYACELTRENAETVGLHERLRIFKHKVVDDLPAELGGQQFDMIVSNPPYVPSVLIPTLDPEVKIYEDLRALDGGNDGLTVIKAILRIAGRHLAKDGVLWLEVDSTHPPIIEEFLSKHGELMGLRFLASYKDLFQKDRFVEIAKL
- the LOC120903560 gene encoding FAS-associated factor 2, producing MDNDGLSNEQTEKVLQFQDITGLDDMNVCRDILIRHQWDLEIAFQEHLNIREGRPSAYATESRAPAVINDRFLQHVFSSARTSPSREPGGIAGVIGYMFNYMVNFWCSAFSSLLSSILGLFRDQESIPADPLGDVLKFIQTYNEKYPEHPVFYQGTYSQALNDAKNELRFLLVYLHSEATSEAVAFCRGALSDPLVIEYVNRRMLFWGCDMASHEGKRVATTVSVRTHPTLLIIGMRANKMIIMGRLEGDCSAEELIRRMDTVVNDNEVWLNQARQDRLERDLTQTLRQQQDEAYQRSLQADQEKQRRKQQEREEAMRIQAAIEAEQAAEQQRKEDIERLKLDLAQLVPSEPEAGAPDTISIVFKLPSGLRLERRFRSTDTMRDIYHFIFCHPDAPDSFEITTNFPKRVIECSGDEPGQTLLLSGLKNREVLFVADLEA
- the LOC120903565 gene encoding protein C10, yielding MSYLSNFNAETGKTILVDILKTVNQPDNSKKLAEAKSNSGKEMIKMMQNVFPLVMQIQIEVIKDYGFPGNREGLVQFEQIIREFEREEVDIARLRAQIRSIYLPPININSTNDVLI